From a single Adhaeribacter swui genomic region:
- a CDS encoding phage holin family protein — MGFIIKLILTGVAALVASYILPGVTIDGLGTAILLAIVLGILNAIVKPILVVLSLPITIVTLGLFLLVINAVIILIADYLLSGFSVNGFFWALIFSFVLSILTSIVDMITK; from the coding sequence ATGGGATTTATTATTAAACTAATTTTAACGGGGGTAGCAGCCTTAGTAGCATCTTATATTTTGCCGGGGGTTACCATCGACGGCTTAGGTACCGCCATCTTGCTGGCCATTGTTCTTGGTATTTTAAACGCTATCGTAAAACCTATTTTGGTAGTGTTATCTTTACCCATTACCATTGTTACTTTAGGTTTGTTTTTATTGGTAATTAATGCTGTTATTATTTTAATCGCCGATTATTTATTATCGGGTTTTAGCGTGAACGGTTTCTTTTGGGCGCTTATTTTTAGCTTTGTATTATCTATTCTTACCTCTATCGTGGATATGATTACAAAATAA
- a CDS encoding four-helix bundle copper-binding protein: MKSEVTNNLEHVLIKCITACETCMTLCLQEEHVNMMVKCIQLDRDCADICTLTARFVARNSPHAPHIMRECIEICKACAEECAKHDADHCQKCAEECQECADACQNWLQTKAA, from the coding sequence ATGAAATCGGAAGTAACGAATAACCTTGAACACGTTTTAATTAAGTGTATTACTGCCTGCGAAACCTGCATGACTTTGTGCTTGCAAGAAGAGCACGTAAATATGATGGTAAAATGCATTCAACTGGACCGCGACTGCGCTGATATTTGCACCTTAACTGCGCGGTTTGTAGCCCGTAATTCGCCGCACGCGCCCCATATTATGCGGGAGTGTATCGAAATTTGCAAAGCTTGCGCCGAAGAGTGTGCCAAGCATGATGCTGATCATTGCCAGAAATGCGCCGAAGAGTGTCAGGAATGCGCCGATGCTTGCCAGAATTGGCTGCAAACCAAGGCCGCTTAA
- the recQ gene encoding DNA helicase RecQ, with the protein MITAAQQVLKKYFGYDNFRPMQQDIISSVLAKRDTVVLMPTGGGKSVCYQVPAIVMPGICVVISPLIALMQDQVKALSTNGINAAYLNSTQTADVQYNIETACLGKAIKLLYVSPEKLLSQGFFSFLKRLQVNLFAVDEAHCISAWGHDFRPEYTQLRSLKEQFPHVPVIALTATADRLTQKDIQEQLHLQDPAVFISSFDRPNINLTVLPGRNRFNRITDFLDSHKGQPGIIYCLSRNTTESLSQKLRAQGYKAAHYHAGMSATARASTQNAFLKDNIQIMCATIAFGMGIDKSNVRWVIHYNLPKNIESYYQEIGRGGRDGAPANALLFYSFADVLNLRKMLTEGDKKQQDLQLVKLERMQQYAEATSCRRRILLNYFGETLHKNCQNCDICRNPPASFDGTIHAQKALSAVARMLEKAPLGLVIDVLRGSRSQQVLEKNFDQIKTYGAGRDTSYIDWQNYLHQMINQGLFEIAYDDAYTLKISKAGKEVLLQNKPFALVKFEPKAEAEEVAPVRAKSKKEVLKDELFERLRVLRKKIADEQNVPPYVIFNDTTLSEMAQEKPTSRPAMLSISGVGMVKLENYGEAFINEIIAFVTDQQEQGNKVKGATHLITLEAYKQGYKAEQIALQRNLNIVTIYSHLATLYEQGYAIDIKEYISAADYQKLEPTIARLGTDAKLKEYFDHFEGTVDYNTIRMAIAVYKRKLKAVK; encoded by the coding sequence ATGATAACAGCAGCGCAGCAGGTTTTAAAAAAATACTTTGGTTACGATAATTTCCGGCCCATGCAGCAGGATATTATCTCTTCGGTTTTGGCGAAACGCGATACGGTAGTTTTAATGCCAACCGGTGGGGGTAAGTCGGTGTGCTACCAGGTGCCAGCCATAGTAATGCCGGGTATTTGCGTGGTTATTTCGCCTTTAATTGCTTTAATGCAAGACCAGGTAAAAGCCTTATCCACCAATGGCATTAATGCCGCTTATTTAAACAGCACCCAAACCGCTGATGTACAATATAACATCGAAACCGCTTGTTTAGGCAAAGCTATTAAACTGCTGTACGTATCGCCAGAGAAATTGCTTTCACAGGGGTTTTTCTCTTTTTTAAAAAGGTTGCAGGTTAATTTATTTGCCGTGGATGAAGCGCACTGTATCTCGGCCTGGGGGCACGATTTCCGGCCGGAATATACCCAACTGCGCAGCTTAAAAGAGCAATTCCCGCACGTACCAGTTATTGCCCTCACCGCCACCGCCGACAGGTTAACTCAAAAAGATATTCAGGAGCAATTGCACCTGCAGGATCCGGCTGTTTTTATTTCGTCTTTCGACCGCCCTAATATTAATTTAACCGTGTTGCCGGGGCGTAATCGGTTTAACCGGATCACGGATTTTCTGGATAGCCACAAAGGGCAGCCAGGTATTATCTATTGTTTAAGCCGCAATACCACGGAGTCGCTTAGCCAAAAGTTAAGGGCGCAAGGCTACAAAGCGGCCCATTACCACGCGGGCATGTCGGCCACGGCCCGGGCAAGTACGCAAAATGCTTTCCTGAAAGATAACATCCAGATTATGTGCGCGACCATTGCCTTCGGGATGGGCATCGATAAATCAAATGTGCGCTGGGTAATACACTATAATCTGCCTAAAAACATCGAGAGTTATTACCAGGAAATTGGCCGGGGTGGTCGCGACGGGGCGCCGGCCAATGCGTTGTTATTTTATTCTTTCGCCGATGTATTGAATTTGCGTAAAATGCTGACTGAGGGCGATAAAAAACAACAGGACTTACAATTAGTAAAGCTGGAGCGCATGCAGCAATACGCCGAGGCTACCAGTTGCCGTCGGCGCATTTTATTAAATTACTTCGGCGAAACGCTACATAAAAATTGCCAGAACTGTGATATCTGCCGCAACCCGCCGGCATCTTTTGATGGCACCATTCACGCCCAGAAAGCACTCTCCGCCGTGGCCCGCATGCTCGAAAAAGCACCTTTGGGTTTGGTAATTGATGTACTTCGCGGCTCCCGGAGCCAGCAGGTGTTGGAAAAAAACTTCGATCAAATAAAAACCTACGGGGCAGGCCGGGATACTTCCTACATCGACTGGCAAAACTACCTGCACCAGATGATTAACCAAGGCTTATTTGAAATAGCCTACGATGACGCTTATACGCTTAAAATCAGCAAGGCAGGTAAAGAAGTGTTGCTGCAGAATAAGCCCTTTGCCTTAGTTAAATTTGAGCCTAAAGCGGAGGCCGAAGAAGTGGCGCCCGTTAGAGCAAAGAGCAAGAAAGAAGTTTTAAAAGACGAATTGTTCGAGCGCTTGCGGGTACTGCGTAAGAAAATTGCTGATGAGCAAAATGTGCCGCCATACGTTATTTTCAACGATACTACCTTGAGCGAAATGGCCCAGGAAAAACCAACCAGCCGACCGGCTATGTTGTCGATTTCGGGCGTTGGTATGGTAAAACTGGAAAACTACGGCGAAGCGTTTATCAACGAAATTATTGCCTTTGTTACCGATCAGCAGGAGCAAGGCAATAAGGTGAAAGGCGCTACCCATTTAATTACACTGGAAGCTTACAAGCAAGGTTACAAAGCTGAACAAATTGCCTTGCAACGCAATTTAAATATTGTTACCATTTACTCCCACCTGGCCACGTTGTACGAGCAAGGTTACGCCATCGACATTAAAGAATATATTTCGGCGGCCGATTACCAGAAACTAGAGCCAACAATTGCCCGCTTAGGCACCGATGCAAAACTAAAAGAATACTTCGATCATTTTGAAGGAACAGTAGACTACAACACCATCCGTATGGCTATAGCTGTGTACAAACGCAAGCTAAAAGCGGTTAAGTAG
- a CDS encoding XRE family transcriptional regulator gives MINTNLKFLRKQTGLTQSQLAEKLNIKRSLIGAYEEGRAEPKLSTLVNISKLFNISLDVLITKDLPSSSTESSSMAVQRPNNGNLRVLAITVDREDRENIELVPQRASAGYLNGYADPEFIEELPRFRLPMLSNQGTHRAFEISGDSMLPIASGAVIIGRFIEDWTTIKDGTPCIIVSQKEGVVFKRIFNKLKNEAVLYLHSDNPSYSPYQIQVEDILEIWEARAYISTTFPIADLSLNKLTSIVLDLQQEVLKLKKA, from the coding sequence ATGATAAATACTAATTTAAAATTTCTGAGAAAGCAAACTGGTCTGACTCAGTCGCAGTTAGCGGAAAAACTGAACATTAAGCGTTCTTTAATCGGAGCTTACGAAGAAGGTCGCGCCGAGCCTAAGCTAAGCACCTTAGTAAATATTTCGAAGCTGTTTAATATTTCTTTAGATGTTTTAATTACTAAAGATTTGCCTTCTTCCAGTACCGAATCCAGCAGCATGGCGGTGCAGCGGCCTAATAACGGTAACCTGCGGGTGTTGGCCATTACCGTAGACCGGGAAGATCGGGAAAATATTGAATTGGTGCCCCAGCGGGCGAGTGCTGGTTACCTGAATGGTTATGCCGATCCGGAGTTTATTGAAGAATTGCCCCGTTTCCGGTTACCCATGTTGAGTAACCAGGGTACGCATCGTGCTTTCGAAATTTCCGGGGATTCCATGTTGCCGATTGCTTCGGGAGCCGTTATTATTGGCCGGTTTATCGAAGATTGGACCACCATTAAAGACGGAACTCCTTGTATTATCGTGAGCCAGAAAGAAGGTGTGGTTTTTAAACGGATATTTAATAAACTGAAAAACGAAGCTGTACTTTACCTGCATTCCGATAATCCTTCTTACTCGCCGTACCAGATTCAGGTAGAAGATATTCTGGAAATTTGGGAAGCCCGCGCTTACATTAGCACTACTTTCCCCATTGCCGATTTATCTTTAAACAAACTAACTTCGATTGTGCTGGACTTGCAGCAAGAAGTACTTAAATTAAAGAAAGCGTAA
- a CDS encoding pirin family protein — protein sequence MVKLINAEDRHFSSTDWLRSHYLFSFADYYDPGNTHFGPLRVFNDDYLAPNSGFPQHPHSEMEIITIVLDGEVTHEDSLGNNTVIKAGDVQRMTAGIGITHKETNNSDKDLHLLQLWFNTNKPGLNPSYEQKNIDFTDAKNELIPLVTGQKVLEDVVFMNSNSTVYFGRLKKDKEIDFKTFPIRGTLIYLLEGELFANGMQATTNDQLRIDEESAILIRASQDSSFILVDVPAVEANY from the coding sequence ATGGTAAAACTTATTAACGCCGAAGACCGCCATTTTTCGTCGACGGATTGGCTGCGATCGCATTATTTATTTTCCTTCGCCGATTACTACGATCCGGGCAATACACATTTCGGCCCGCTCCGGGTTTTTAACGACGACTACCTGGCACCAAACTCCGGCTTTCCGCAGCACCCGCATTCCGAAATGGAAATAATTACCATTGTGCTGGACGGCGAAGTTACGCACGAAGACAGCTTGGGAAACAACACGGTTATTAAAGCTGGTGATGTGCAACGCATGACAGCCGGCATCGGCATTACGCACAAAGAAACCAACAACTCCGATAAAGATTTGCACTTGTTACAATTGTGGTTTAATACGAACAAACCGGGTTTAAACCCCTCGTACGAACAAAAAAACATTGATTTTACCGATGCTAAAAACGAATTAATTCCTCTAGTTACCGGACAGAAAGTGTTGGAAGATGTCGTATTTATGAATTCAAATTCTACGGTTTATTTCGGACGCCTAAAGAAAGACAAAGAAATAGATTTTAAAACATTCCCAATCCGGGGCACCCTGATCTATTTACTGGAAGGAGAGTTGTTCGCCAACGGCATGCAAGCTACCACTAACGACCAGTTACGCATTGACGAAGAAAGCGCCATCCTCATCCGGGCCAGCCAAGATAGTTCTTTTATTTTAGTTGATGTTCCAGCCGTGGAGGCGAATTATTAG
- a CDS encoding M2 family metallopeptidase — translation MKKLLLSGCALALLWSCETKKDYKQQADTFLQAYSAQYKKLYTASSEAEWASNTRIVAGVSTNAIVTRKANEAFAAFTGSKENIQEIQALLEHKDQLTELQVKQLETALRAAANNPQTVADVVKSRIKAETEQSEKLYGFDYKIDGKSVTTNQIEEILRTETDPAKRLAAWQASKEVGTVLKSGLVNLRNLRNKTVQALGYDDYFSYQAEDYGMKREDMMNLMRQINQELKPLYRELHTYARYELAKKYGVKEVPDMLPAHWLPNRWGQDWSAMVEVKGSNLDAALKPKGAEWQVKQAERFYQSLGFPALPASFYTKSSLYPVPAGANYKKNNHASAWHMDLEKDVRSLMSVEPNAEWYETTHHELGHIYYYLTYTNPDVPILLRGGANRAYHEAMGSLMGLAAMQQPFLANLQLVDANAQTDQVQSLLKEALNYVVFIPFASGVMSEFEHDIYAKNLAPTDFNKRWWELAQQYQGIVPPNERGNKYADATTKTHINDDPAQYYDYALSFVILFQLHDHIATKILKQDPHATNYYGNKEVGKFLASIMYPGASADWRQMLKEKTGEDLSARAMIAYFQPLMDYLKEQNKGRKYTL, via the coding sequence ATGAAAAAACTTCTGCTTTCCGGCTGTGCATTGGCGTTGCTATGGTCCTGTGAAACAAAGAAAGATTACAAACAGCAAGCCGACACGTTCCTGCAAGCATATTCGGCGCAGTATAAAAAATTGTACACCGCTTCCAGCGAAGCCGAATGGGCATCCAACACCCGAATTGTAGCCGGGGTTTCTACTAACGCCATCGTTACCCGTAAAGCCAACGAAGCCTTCGCGGCTTTTACCGGCAGCAAAGAAAACATCCAAGAAATTCAAGCTTTATTAGAGCACAAAGACCAACTCACCGAATTACAAGTCAAGCAACTCGAAACTGCTTTACGAGCCGCTGCCAACAATCCGCAAACGGTAGCCGACGTAGTAAAAAGCCGCATTAAAGCTGAAACGGAACAATCCGAAAAACTATATGGCTTTGATTACAAAATAGACGGAAAATCGGTTACTACGAACCAGATTGAAGAAATATTACGTACCGAAACGGATCCGGCGAAACGTTTAGCTGCCTGGCAAGCGAGTAAAGAAGTGGGAACCGTGCTTAAATCGGGTTTAGTAAATCTGCGGAATTTGCGTAACAAAACCGTTCAGGCCCTCGGCTACGATGATTATTTTAGTTATCAAGCTGAGGACTACGGCATGAAGCGCGAAGACATGATGAATTTGATGCGCCAAATAAATCAGGAACTAAAACCTTTGTACCGCGAACTGCACACCTACGCCCGTTACGAACTAGCCAAAAAATACGGGGTGAAAGAAGTGCCCGACATGCTACCAGCACACTGGTTACCGAACCGTTGGGGACAAGATTGGAGCGCGATGGTAGAAGTAAAAGGCAGCAACCTGGATGCTGCATTAAAACCCAAAGGGGCCGAATGGCAGGTAAAACAAGCCGAACGTTTTTACCAGAGTTTAGGATTTCCGGCTTTACCCGCCAGTTTTTATACTAAATCCAGTTTGTACCCGGTTCCTGCGGGGGCTAATTATAAAAAGAACAATCACGCCTCGGCCTGGCACATGGACTTAGAAAAAGATGTACGTAGCTTGATGAGCGTAGAACCTAACGCGGAATGGTACGAAACTACCCACCACGAACTCGGCCATATTTACTATTACCTGACCTATACCAACCCCGATGTACCTATTCTGTTACGTGGTGGCGCTAACCGGGCTTACCACGAGGCCATGGGCAGTTTAATGGGCTTGGCGGCAATGCAGCAACCATTCCTGGCGAATTTGCAATTAGTAGATGCTAACGCCCAAACTGACCAGGTGCAAAGTTTATTAAAAGAAGCGTTGAACTACGTGGTTTTTATTCCGTTTGCCTCCGGGGTAATGAGCGAGTTTGAGCACGATATATACGCTAAAAACTTAGCTCCCACAGATTTTAATAAACGTTGGTGGGAACTAGCGCAACAATATCAAGGCATTGTACCACCTAACGAGCGCGGCAATAAATACGCCGATGCTACTACCAAAACGCACATCAACGATGATCCGGCACAATACTATGATTATGCTTTGTCGTTTGTCATCTTATTCCAACTACACGACCACATTGCCACCAAAATTTTAAAACAAGACCCGCATGCCACCAATTACTATGGCAATAAAGAGGTAGGTAAGTTTTTAGCCAGCATCATGTACCCCGGTGCCAGCGCCGATTGGCGGCAAATGTTAAAAGAAAAAACCGGCGAAGATCTGAGCGCCCGCGCCATGATTGCCTATTTTCAACCCTTAATGGACTATTTAAAAGAGCAGAACAAAGGCAGGAAGTATACTTTATAG